The following proteins are encoded in a genomic region of Oryzias latipes chromosome 17, ASM223467v1:
- the tmie gene encoding transmembrane inner ear expressed protein isoform X2 — protein sequence MVGEQPVCPPQLLLRGWGTVLLSQCLPSVFSQIPDPELLPTDPPKKPDPITSESVVFWGLRLWQVIGIFAMFALAIVITLCCIFKCRIPRTKKEIEARHAQRQAAKKYANTLETVPPLNELTEIPGSVPDASAVPTVSEQVQAQSAHSSPPSVLSVGEEQPSSLSLPETE from the exons ATGGTTGGGGAGCAGCCCGTGTGCCCACCTCAGCTTCTGCTTCGGGGCTGGGGAACAGTGCTGCTGTCCCAGTGCTTGCCCTCCGTCTTCTCCCAGATCCCGGATCCTGAG CTTTTACCCACAGATCCCCCGAAGAAGCCGGACCCCATCACTTCAGAGTCAGTCGTTTTCTGGGGGCTGCGATTATGGCAGGTCATTGGCATCTTTGCAATGTTTGCTTTGGCAATCG TTATCACGCTCTGCTGTATTTTTAAGTGCCGCATCCCGAGGACTAAAAAGGAAATTGAGGCGCGGCACGCTCAAAGACAAGCTGCCAAGAAATATGCCAACACATTAGAGACAGTGCCACCTCTCAACGAGCTGACGGAGATCCCAGGAT CGGTGCCAGATGCCTCTGCAGTGCCAACTGTGTCTGAGCAGGTTCAGGCTCAGAGTGCTCACAGCAGCCCGCCTTCAGTACTTAGTGTCGGCGAGGAGCAGCCCAGCTCGCTGTCTTTGCCAGAAACAGAATga